TGGTGcacttttgaactcttgtggtttgggtgctgcatctgtttcctgttgAACTTATTTGCGTTGTAAAGTTAACTGTCAGCTTGCAAAACAGTGGAAAAGTTCAGCAAATCTTGTGAAATATATGAACACTTCATGATATGCTTGTTAATGAAAAACAACGAATAAAACACATATAACATAAAATCTTACAACAATAAcagtagactggtgggtaacaagcaagcgaataatgcaaaaaacagagatttttagatgggaaagtgttcttgaagtacacacacacacacacacacacacacacacacacacacagagagagagagagatggataactgtgcaggaagtgtcgttttatcgtggtggaagcaaaacaggaaaagtcagagggaattcatggcaATGATGATTATGTGAAGCGAAATGTGAAGcttagtttggatcttcttttgctgctggttcagtcaattttggttggagagagacaaaagtgAAGCTCAGAATCTAGTGCAAAAAAAGAGATAAACAAAAAGTGCGGACCTGCAGACGGATCAAAATCAATGAGCTTTCAGCCCCGAAGGCGTGTCTGTGTACGTGTacgtgccgtcgggtgagaaagctttgtgttcacgtctttgtgtggaatctacggtggccctgaagtgcaaatcacaacaacaaattgctaaacacaacaacaaaattgagaagcacaaaaacaaaattgagaaacacaaaaacaaattaagaagcacaaaaacaaaattgagaagcacaaaaacaaaaaaatgagaagcacaaaaacaaaaactgagaatcacaaaatcaaattaagaagcacaaaaacaaaattgagaagcacaaaaacaaaaaattgagaagcacaaaaacaaaaactgagaatcacaaaatcaaattaagaagcacaaaaacaaaattgagaagcacaaaatcaaattaagaagcacaaaaacaaaattgagaagcacaaaaacaaaactgagaatcacaaaaacaaattaagaagcacaaaaacaaaactgagaatcacaaaatcaaattgagaagcacaaaaacaaaagaagaatcacaaaaacaaattgagaagCACAATTACATTAAGAAAACCGGAAAGGGTAGGTACCAGTCGGCAACAGGagacatcactgattggatgtctGCGCTGTTCGTCTTTGGAACCGGAAGTTACTCTGCCTGTGGCGCATTTTTTCAAACATGAACATTAGCGGTGACCCAAACATAGCTGTCGCTATTCGAGAATATTTTGATTCAGGACATACATACGAGGTGATACTGGATATGCTCAAGTGTAATCATGACATTTCAATTAGTATGCGTACACTGAAAACGCATTTAAAAGAATCTGGACTGTACAGACGAGGCAACTATTCTCCACTTCCTGAGGTGAGGCGTGCCATTTTGTCCGAGCTTCGAGGACCAGGACAATTGTTTGGATATCGGACCATGTGGCAAGttctcaaacaaaaacacaagctgCGTGTCAAGCGTGATGTAGTTATGAGGCTGTTGAGACAACTAAATCCTCAAGGAATCGCTTTGCGAACTCGAAGGAGGTTCACAAGACGCACGTATCACTCCATGGGGCCCAATTACATATGGCATGTAGATGGTTATGATAAACTGAAACCCTTTGGCTTGGCCCTGTCAGGATGTATAGATGGCTTTTCAAGAAGACTGATGTGGCTTGTGTGTggagcaacaaacaacaacccGGCTGTTATAGCTCACAATTATTTAAACTGTGTAAAGAGTCTTGGTGTGATACCAATGAGATTACGAACAGACTTCGGGACTGAGAATGGGACTATGGCAGCAATACAGTGTACTCTCCGTCACGCGCACACGGACTATTATGCTGGATCGTCAAGCCACAGTTACGGATCATCTACTGGGAATCAGCGCATCGAGTCATGGTGGTCTTATTTCAGAAGAGGAAGGTGGGTACATTTGTGTCTGGTAGGTGTAAGCTACAGTGAAAGCTGAtcagattgttgttgttgttttttacatgcatttaagAAAATAGAGTAGCGTCCTGCTGGATGTGTTGAAAAGTTGGATGAGATAGACGTTAACAGCCGTCAGGAACTCAAAATGGTCACTGTCAGCTGTTGTGCCGAAATGAGCATGCTTGCCTAGATTTAACGACGccaatacaaaatgaaaaagtcaGACCAAACTCTCCACTCCTCACAAtcaacacacagaacagagtgaaaaaaatacagcattttTAACAAGAACATTACTGCAGGGTCGCTACAATATTTATGGAAAACTAATATGCATTACTTTATTTGACATCCATTTGTGGCATGTTTTAAATGGGACCAAAATGTAACAAACCCTATAAAATGACCAAGAACAAAGCTAAATTGATTCttaaatattaattatataCCCAGGTCTCAGTTTTGGATGGACTTATTTGGAGACCTAAGAGACTCTGGAAACTTCAATGGAAGCCACGAACACCAATGTTTGCTGAGATTCTGCTTCACAGGGGTTCTACAGAAAGACCTGGATGAATGCAAAGACCTCTGGAACAAACACAGGATCCGGCCAAGCAGACTTGCATCGTGTCCAGGGGGGATTCCAAACGAACTCTCTCTTGCCTCACAGGTATTTCAGTTCTTAACAAAATTAATTAACCTTTTGCATCAAACTAAATGCAAGGTGTTGTTATTGCTTAAGTTGGTTAATATATATTCATAATTTTACACATAAGTATGATAGAGCAGTTTATAACATGTCACTGCATGCGTTGATTTATATAGTTCCATATTGTCAGCAAAAAATCCTTCACTGttctattttcattttgcagaTATGGTTCAAGAGACTGTGGATTTGCTGTTGAGGAGAGGGAACTGGATGTGTTTCCCGAGGAGGGGCTACCGGTTGGATTGTGTGGTGATCCAAACATTGAGGAATATTTACAACAGGCTgtacaacaaaacacactgcaGCAGCCGCAAGACTGGGAATCGGCCACAGAACTGTATTTGGCCCTGAAGGACATAGCTGGGTTTTAGATACCAACTGAActtcagtttgtaatgacatttGTCAGAGTTACTCTGACGAAGACACACACGGTGTCGAAacgttagttttcctttttttgcaccTAATAAAACCTTTGGACTTGAGTGCTCCagcccttctgtttttccttcatttttaatgttagtagTGTTTCCTTTCCTCTTGCTAAATTGAATATAATATTGTTCATAATATACAGCAACTGGCAtggatttaaatattaacatttaaccacaaggaaacatttaaaattttctttaataaaaccaTTTACAAATAGTGTCGAGCATTTCTGTCACTTTTCCAACATACACAATAttcagaaaaaacaactaaaacaacTAAATGTTTAACAATATGGAAGTTGCTTGTCACATGAATGTGTTAAGTAGTGTGCCAACGGCAGCTGAACCTAACAGGGTAACTCAGTAACTGTAACTTGATGACCTTGCTGATTTAAGAACATCCAAATCCTGGAGCATTTTGAATTCCAAAGTCCATGTTGGCCTTAAAGATGCTGTATGAGTCACAGATGGGTAGCTTCAGAGTATTTGCACAGGTGTTTGCAACTGGAAAAGGCGAATCACTTAAAAACTGGATGCATGGTGGTGGTGTCATTCCTGCCGGTGGAACTGCCGTCAGCCCTGTGGCAAACATCATCAAATCTTCCAGACACACTGCTGTTGCCTTCTCTGAAAGAAGAAAGTAAACACTGTAGTACATTACAGAAAATTTATTTCTTTACCTCTCCTTTCATAAAactgtaaacaaataaaaatggtcATTCAAACCTTCACAATCAAGGAGATAATCTGCCCAAAAGCCAAGTGTTAGGACCTCCTTATGCCGCTTGTTGCTTCCTGCTGGGCTGAGATCTGGTCTGAACATGCTCTCCAGTTCTGAAGCAGTCAGGGCCTTGGCAGAGAAGCATAGGAGTGGGGCCAGCACACTGGAATGTTGTTGCAGTGCACTTAAAAAATTCAGACTTTCCAGTCCATCTTTAAATCTGCAAAGGATAGACAAATAACTAATAATTGGTTTATAGCTATAACTATTGCAGTCTTCtaaattgtgtttaaatgtctttacCTACTAGAACTTTCATTATAAATTTGGACAGATTTCAAATGCATAGAATCACTTATACACAAAAACAATTCATAGTGCTCAGAAATTAACTGtgacagcaaaaaaaagaagagctcaTTGGGAtttcagcatttaaaaaaacaatagtgCTTTCACACTGGAATAAACAAGTGTGTCAAACAAGGATCACCTCTtttataaataactgaaaaattaaTCATGTTGCATGACTATGATTATTATGGGTCATTGTGAACAATAAATGTATACTAAATTAGAGTTCTAGTGTCTAAAGGTTAATAGCGTGCAACAGTGGCTCAGGAATTAACTTGTTGTTCATCAGATCACACGGATGCTACTGAATCAGTTTTTTCATATACATCTGAAGGTCTGAAAATGCCAGTGGCTGCTGTGATGAGCAACTGGCCATCCTGAATTTAAAAGGAGTAATGAGTTTACCGTTGAATGACACTTTGGTTTCTTTCAAGGATGTACCATCTGAGGTACTCCTCCACAAATGCTTGTTTCTCACAAGGCTTGACGTTTCTGAGGCATCCAGCAGTTTGGAAGATTGTGCTGTTTTGCAAAATAAGATTATGCAAAGACTCCTCTGATTCAGCTTTCACgacctataaaaaaaaaaaaaatgtttactgtaagaaaaacaaaaatataattttcactacttttacgattcattcaaacattggattaaaaaaataatttgttatttcacttgtgttgttgggaggtggaaatctgtcctttcAGATTACAGAATCTACCTTGAACCTACTTTCAAGATATGATCCAACCCGGATAACTTTTATCCTGattaaatcttttaaactgGCCCCAAGTGTCTTCTAAGTAAACCCATTCCCTGAGCCTAGGTAATTTTCTACCTGATGTAGAACTTTTGTGATCTCCTCATCTTGCACATCTTCTACAGTGGCGCTGAAACTCTGATTCCCTGTGATGTGGTTGACCAGGTTCTTGGAGAGGAAATGTGGTGCTGGTCCCCCATGCACAATGGATACAGCGATCATCTTTCCTGCTAAAAAGTACTCATCTTGCCTGGCAGCTGTTATACAGGGCACATAATTATCATAGTTAATTGCTATTAAATAtgctaatgaaaaaaataagccaatttttattaaaatttccATTGTAATAATTACGGAGAAAACATCCACCTCTTGAATTATATACAAGATAACGGCTCTCTGGAGGTCCATCAAAGATGGGGCGATTTCTCAGACTGCCCATAAGAAGTGTGAGGAATTCACGCCTCGGGCCACCTGTATCCAAACCTTCTTCAAAGCTaccagcatcatcattaaacGTGATGAACATGTCGTAGTTGTCAGAGTATGTGCTGCGTCGAAATCCTCTAACAGCTCCATCCCATACAGCTGACCTTGATATATTGAACCTGCTGACCTTCTTGTGGATAAGTTCCAGTCCCAAATTTGCAATAATTTCATGTGCCTGCAAATTGgtgtctctaaaaaaaaaagggaaacttttttttttaaaggtgtatATACTTCTCTCATGATTGCATGATGTCTTGTACAGAACAAGATGGCGGTTAATTGgattcaaatgtttaaattacTAACACAGGTTCTTCTGGGGGCTCAGCTTTGGCTTCGTTAGGAGTAGGATCTTCATCATCAATCACAATCGGATCAAACAGCTGTGTGTAGTTTCTGCAGAGTGAAAACATGTACACAAAGAGTAGATGCAAAAAGACAAATGCATAAACATGCAGTTCCAGTTTTATAGAACGATTctactattttttttcctgaagaaTCTAATGTAAAAGAGTCAAACTacatacatttacaataattgtgtgtatatattttgtGCAACCCTCTGGAATAATTACTCAAGATACAACGCACCTGTAACATGAGTTCTCGACAGTGAGGCATTCAGTAGTGCCTGTATCATTTTCTTCTTCCAAATCTATGACCTGGAAATACAGAAATGAGGATGAATGAAAATTCATATTTGACCAATtgataattattttaatatagGGAGCCTAAGTCTCCTCCCTTCTGGTCTGCTCATGGGTCCctgaacaaagaaaatgaatggaagtGAATGGAGCtataaaagttattttctgGTCTGCTTTGCCTTACTCTCTGAATCACACATATGTTGTACTtcaatttaaataataaataattgtgTTTCGACTATGTCTGTAATGTAATTTTAGATTTGTTAGCTTGTAAAAATTCTTCATTAAAATGACTACAAGTCAGATGTCGCAAATATGACGTGGCCTCAGAAGCTTTTCTCCCCCAGCGTAGCTGCTAATTATCACATGGCCAGATTTATAGTGGTTTTCTCCACATCATCCTGGAAGAAGGATTCGAAGCTCGTTAAACAAAACTAAGCTTTTCCTCTTCTCTGTGTCTGGTTCGATGATGTCAATTTTGTGAGACGAACATTTACATTTCGCCACGTCTTTTCaaacaaaacctaaaataaCCTTTGCCACCTGTCGCTTAAGCACTTTTTAGGGGCCCATGGTCCGAAAGTAGATGGATGTACCTTAGGTTCCCTATCCCAATAGATTATCTAAAGGTACAATAACTCAGAATGAAATAAGAAGAACATCCTGTGGTCAAATTTGTGTACTGCAGTCTATCTTTATAAACAAATGAGTGACTCTCCCTTCTCCCGTTACATGAGTTTCATGGCTACGGATCAGCGCCAGAAGATTCTAGATGACAAAGACGAGCCATACACAGTTAGTTTCAATGTAACCTTC
The sequence above is a segment of the Oreochromis aureus strain Israel breed Guangdong linkage group 3, ZZ_aureus, whole genome shotgun sequence genome. Coding sequences within it:
- the LOC120438570 gene encoding G2/M phase-specific E3 ubiquitin-protein ligase-like is translated as MRRVLGILCLLMKYNRDTNLQAHEIIANLGLELIHKKVSRFNISRSAVWDGAVRGFRRSTYSDNYDMFITFNDDAGSFEEGLDTGGPRREFLTLLMGSLRNRPIFDGPPESRYLVYNSRAARQDEYFLAGKMIAVSIVHGGPAPHFLSKNLVNHITGNQSFSATVEDVQDEEITKVLHQI